One Patescibacteria group bacterium genomic region harbors:
- a CDS encoding tRNA-binding protein, with amino-acid sequence MIDFADFEKLEIRVGTIMKAEIFPEAKKPAYKLEIDFGPEIGLKKSSAQITANYQTEGLLGKQVIAVINFPAKQIGPFVSEVLVLGVPDENGEVVLLSPDKPVPNSGKMF; translated from the coding sequence ATGATTGATTTTGCTGATTTTGAAAAACTGGAGATTCGAGTTGGCACGATTATGAAAGCCGAGATTTTTCCTGAAGCAAAAAAGCCGGCTTACAAATTGGAAATTGATTTTGGCCCGGAAATCGGCCTAAAAAAATCTTCAGCCCAGATTACAGCTAATTACCAGACTGAAGGTCTGCTTGGAAAACAGGTTATTGCGGTAATTAATTTTCCAGCAAAGCAAATCGGTCCGTTTGTTTCAGAAGTATTGGTTTTGGGCGTGCCGGATGAAAATGGAGAAGTGGTTCTTTTATCCCCAGATAAGCCAGTGCCAAACAGCGGAAAAATGTTTTAA
- a CDS encoding NAD(P)-dependent oxidoreductase, whose amino-acid sequence MKIIFFETKDWEKDYLKNQLSVISDQAELVFFSEKFDKSLCPKDAEAISLFVGSELKAEDVNDLPNLKLITTRSTGFDHLEYQALSEKGIKLGYVPGYGNNTVAEFAFGLLLAVARKIFNAFDQIKEQRNFSIEGFEGFDLMGKTIGIIGTGRIGTQMIKIANGFSMKVIAFDKFPKPELEKELNFKYVSFDGLLEQAEVISLHLPYTPENHHLINEQAIAKMKDGAVIINTARGGLIDTKALLTGLNSGKIGGAGIDVLEGEQAVFDEQKAVLYGRPNQEDLLLIAENNLLINHPNVVMTPHIAFYTREALQRILDTDIENIKTFVQTGEPKFSIVSSSRFSSGASGAKTT is encoded by the coding sequence ATGAAGATTATTTTTTTTGAAACCAAAGATTGGGAAAAAGATTATTTAAAAAATCAGTTATCAGTGATCAGTGATCAGGCAGAGCTAGTTTTTTTCTCTGAAAAGTTTGATAAGAGTCTTTGTCCAAAAGACGCCGAGGCAATCTCGCTTTTTGTCGGTTCAGAACTAAAAGCAGAAGATGTTAATGATTTGCCCAATCTAAAACTGATTACTACCCGTTCAACCGGTTTTGACCACTTAGAATATCAAGCCCTGTCAGAAAAGGGGATTAAGCTTGGCTATGTTCCGGGTTATGGAAATAATACCGTAGCCGAATTTGCTTTTGGTTTGCTTTTGGCTGTGGCAAGAAAAATCTTTAATGCTTTTGACCAAATTAAAGAACAAAGGAATTTCAGCATTGAGGGGTTTGAGGGTTTTGATTTAATGGGAAAAACCATTGGCATTATTGGCACCGGCAGAATCGGCACCCAGATGATTAAGATTGCCAATGGCTTTTCGATGAAAGTTATTGCTTTTGATAAATTTCCCAAACCAGAACTGGAAAAAGAGCTTAACTTTAAATATGTTTCTTTTGATGGGTTGTTAGAACAAGCAGAGGTTATCAGTTTGCATCTGCCTTATACTCCGGAAAATCATCATCTGATTAACGAGCAGGCAATCGCCAAAATGAAAGATGGCGCGGTTATCATTAACACTGCCCGAGGCGGTTTAATTGACACCAAGGCCTTGCTTACTGGTTTGAATAGCGGCAAAATTGGCGGCGCGGGCATTGATGTTTTAGAGGGTGAACAAGCGGTTTTTGATGAACAAAAAGCGGTTTTATACGGCCGGCCGAATCAAGAAGACTTGCTTTTAATCGCTGAAAACAATCTTTTAATTAACCATCCAAATGTAGTAATGACTCCGCATATTGCTTTTTATACCCGCGAAGCTCTACAAAGAATTTTAGACACGGATATAGAAAATATCAAAACATTTGTTCAAACTGGCGAGCCAAAATTCAGCATTGTTTCCTCTTCTCGTTTTTCCTCTGGCGCTTCAGGCGCCAAAACCACTTAA
- the serS gene encoding serine--tRNA ligase, whose amino-acid sequence MLDINFIRENLKTVKANAKRRGAKVSVDEIVDLDNQRKKLQTELDNLRAEQNKKSKTKPSPAEIKQLKKLSEKISQLEKELAKTEQVLFERMSWLPNLLDSEVPDGKSDEDNKAIKYWGEPPKFDFEPRDHQEIGEALDIIDIERAVKVAQSRFYFLKNEGVKLRLALINFAFDYLAQNGFTIMATPHVAKEKTLFGTGYLPFFAEDIYKLEKQDLALIGTSEQALVAYHADEILKEQDLPKLYSAYSECFRTEAGSYGKDTRGIFRAHEFMKVEQIVFCAPETSPEWHEKCLQHEENLLKALKIPYEVSLICVGDFGAPGYKKYDINAWFPGQNKYREVTSNTNLTDFQTRRLNIRYRKQDGTLAYPHTISATGLTDRHLIAILENYQQKDGSVKIPDALLPYMGGIKEIRRA is encoded by the coding sequence ATGTTAGACATTAATTTTATTCGCGAAAACTTAAAAACAGTCAAAGCTAATGCTAAGCGCCGCGGCGCCAAAGTCAGCGTTGACGAGATTGTTGATTTAGACAATCAAAGAAAAAAACTTCAGACCGAACTGGATAATTTAAGGGCAGAACAGAATAAAAAATCTAAAACCAAACCCAGTCCGGCCGAGATTAAGCAGTTAAAAAAACTCTCTGAAAAAATCAGCCAATTAGAAAAAGAACTGGCAAAAACAGAACAGGTTCTTTTTGAACGGATGTCTTGGCTGCCGAATTTGCTTGATTCTGAAGTGCCGGACGGCAAATCTGACGAAGACAATAAAGCAATCAAGTATTGGGGCGAACCGCCAAAGTTTGATTTTGAACCCAGGGACCATCAGGAAATCGGCGAAGCTTTGGACATCATTGACATTGAACGAGCAGTGAAAGTCGCCCAATCAAGATTTTATTTTTTGAAAAACGAAGGGGTTAAATTAAGGCTGGCGCTGATTAATTTTGCTTTTGATTATCTGGCCCAAAACGGCTTTACCATAATGGCCACGCCGCATGTTGCCAAAGAGAAAACTCTGTTTGGCACCGGCTATCTGCCCTTTTTTGCTGAAGACATTTACAAGCTGGAAAAACAGGATCTGGCTTTAATCGGCACCTCTGAACAGGCTTTGGTCGCTTATCATGCGGACGAGATTTTAAAAGAACAGGATCTGCCCAAGCTTTATTCAGCTTATTCAGAGTGTTTTCGGACCGAAGCCGGATCATACGGTAAAGACACTCGAGGTATTTTCCGGGCTCATGAATTTATGAAAGTAGAGCAGATAGTTTTCTGCGCTCCGGAAACTTCGCCAGAATGGCATGAAAAATGCCTTCAGCACGAAGAAAATCTGCTCAAAGCTTTAAAAATCCCTTATGAAGTCTCCCTGATCTGCGTTGGGGATTTTGGCGCTCCGGGCTACAAAAAATACGATATCAACGCTTGGTTTCCGGGACAGAATAAATACCGGGAAGTTACTTCCAACACCAATCTGACAGATTTTCAAACCAGAAGGCTGAATATTCGCTATCGGAAGCAAGACGGAACCTTAGCCTACCCGCACACTATCTCGGCAACAGGATTAACAGACCGGCATTTGATTGCAATTTTGGAAAACTATCAGCAAAAAGACGGTTCAGTTAAAATCCCTGATGCTTTACTGCCTTATATGGGAGGCATAAAAGAAATCAGACGAGCTTAA